The following coding sequences are from one Desulfosporosinus orientis DSM 765 window:
- a CDS encoding HD-GYP domain-containing protein yields the protein MTSPLRKHPEKYKDEFYEEIVRSNFFRSRNLALVLFFLNIFFFLSDLLNYKEGLWHIDVISGYMVLFCFHVILGVFSLVFLILSWVHRLKSEDQKITRWHAFLGTLFSCFIIFTSSCISINDQLLHSQITAFILGSIIIAVNNYMKPIMSITIYAVSWIVFMVGITLLQSNLDVLKGNYLNGILLIVFVWFLSYTLYNMKIQDFINQKTIEQKNREVEEYNNELIEINYRLKESLQALDESQNVIFTLASALESKDTYTRGHSERVANYALQLAQILELSINEQQTVWRAAQLHDIGKIGIPDAILNKPGKLNNYEWEIMRSHPEMGENICSTLSFAKDFLPIIRHHHERFDGTGYPDGLRGEEIPFLARIITIADAIDAITSQRSYRPSRTIDYALEELAKGKGSQFDPTIAQVFIDSFNYA from the coding sequence ATGACTTCTCCTTTGAGAAAACATCCAGAAAAATATAAAGATGAATTTTACGAAGAAATAGTACGATCCAATTTCTTTCGCTCTCGAAATCTTGCCCTTGTGCTTTTCTTCCTAAATATTTTCTTTTTTCTTTCCGACCTCTTAAATTATAAGGAAGGTCTATGGCACATAGATGTTATTTCCGGGTATATGGTCTTATTTTGCTTTCATGTAATATTAGGGGTTTTTTCTCTTGTATTTCTTATTTTATCATGGGTGCACAGGCTTAAGTCAGAAGATCAAAAGATAACCCGCTGGCACGCATTTTTGGGTACTCTTTTTTCTTGTTTTATCATATTTACCAGCTCTTGTATATCGATTAATGATCAGTTGCTGCACAGTCAAATCACTGCCTTTATCCTTGGATCTATTATCATTGCAGTTAACAATTACATGAAACCAATAATGAGTATAACAATTTATGCTGTTTCCTGGATCGTATTTATGGTTGGGATAACATTGCTGCAATCGAATTTGGACGTTCTTAAAGGAAATTATCTTAATGGTATACTGCTGATCGTTTTTGTCTGGTTCTTATCTTATACTCTATACAATATGAAAATCCAGGACTTTATTAATCAAAAAACCATAGAACAAAAAAATAGAGAAGTCGAAGAATATAATAATGAGCTAATCGAGATTAATTATCGTTTAAAGGAATCTCTCCAAGCCTTAGATGAATCACAAAATGTTATCTTTACCCTAGCCTCCGCTCTTGAATCAAAGGACACATATACCAGAGGACATTCCGAGAGAGTAGCAAACTATGCCCTCCAACTAGCACAAATCCTTGAACTTTCCATCAATGAACAACAAACCGTATGGCGGGCCGCTCAATTACATGATATCGGCAAGATCGGAATACCTGATGCAATTTTAAATAAACCGGGAAAATTAAACAATTATGAATGGGAAATTATGCGCTCCCATCCTGAAATGGGCGAAAATATTTGTTCTACTCTTAGTTTTGCTAAAGATTTTTTACCCATTATTCGTCATCACCATGAGCGTTTTGACGGCACAGGCTATCCTGATGGTTTAAGAGGCGAAGAAATTCCTTTTTTAGCTCGAATTATTACGATTGCTGATGCTATCGACGCTATAACATCTCAACGTTCCTATCGGCCGAGTAGAACTATTGACTATGCATTAGAAGAATTAGCAAAGGGTAAAGGCTCCCAATTCGACCCAACAATTGCTCAAGTTTTTATTGATTCATTCAATTACGCTTAA